The Pseudopipra pipra isolate bDixPip1 chromosome 6, bDixPip1.hap1, whole genome shotgun sequence genome includes a region encoding these proteins:
- the MADD gene encoding MAP kinase-activating death domain protein isoform X19 yields MVQKKRICPRLLDYLVIIGARHPSSDSVAQTPELLRRYPLEDHADFPLPPDVVFFCQPEGCLSVRQKRMSFRDDTSFVFTLTDKDTGVIRYGICVNFYRSFQKRVPKEKGEGTGGHRGREGQKVPKSGEASAPQEEVGTESSESGSSLQAPSAESTPDVNRSPRSKRLAKGSHRSRNSTLTSLCILSHYPFFSTFRECLYTLKRLVDCCSERLLGKKLGIPRGVQRDTMWRIFTGSLLVEEKSSALLHDLREIEAWIYRLLRSPMPVAGQKRVDVEVLPHELQPALTFALPDPSRFTLVDFPLHLPLELLGVDACLQVLTCILLEHKIVLQSRDYNALSMSVMAFVAMIYPLEYMFPVIPLLPTCMASAEQLLLAPTPYIIGVPASFFLYKLDFKMPDDVWLIDLDTNRVIVPTNAESLPALPEPEASELKKHLKQALASMSLNTQPILNLEKFQEGQEVPLLLGRPQNDLQSTPSTEFNPLIYGNDVDSVDVATRVAMVRFFNSPNVLQGFQMHTRTLRLFPRPVVAFQANSFLASRPKQTPFADKLSRTQAVEYFGEWSLNPTNYAFQRIHNNMFDPALIGDKPKWYAHQLQPIHYRVYDSNSQLAEALNIPAEKETDSDPTDDSGSDSVDYDDSSSSYSSLGDFVSEMMKCDINGDTPNVDPLTHAALGDASEVEFDDFQEYSGDMDEQTMDSENSQENNQPRSSSSTTASSSPSTVIHGANHEAADSAEIEEKLAAGFSNHLPSLPLQPSFPKISLDRRESDIAAGSMSSSEGVVRKREYDNPYFEPQYGFPTEDEDDEQEESYTPRFDQNLNGSRSQKLLRPNSLKLANDSDADSDSRASSPNSTVSNNSSEGFGGIMSFASSLYRNHSTSFSLSNLALPTKVGRDKNTPFPSLKVFGLNTIMEIITEAGPVSNEGNRRALVDQKSSVIKHSPTVKRESPSPQGRTSNSSENQQFLKEVVHNVLDGQGVGWLNMKRVRRLLESEQLRVFVLSKLNRTIQSEEDARQDVIQDVEISRKVYKGMLDLLKCTVLSLEHSYANAGLGGMASVFGLLEIAHTHYYNKEPEKRKRSPTDGSVTPVGKDPGSSPRVEPKPAMQLPVPQIMPKPPSPAGKGPREFDTRSLKEENFIASIELWNKHQEVKKQKSLEKTRTEGVKQFDLGETDEKKSQISADSGLSLASGSQKSDFDSIPSGGPTVMVRSTSQDSEVSTVSNSSGETLGADSDLSSNAGDGPSVENGGNLAGSRGTVSDSEIETNSATSSIFAKSHNLKQSVKDSKGSTPGRGPEEGNQRVYLYEGLLGRDKGSVWDQLEDAAMETFSMSKERSTLWDQMQFWEDAFLDAVMLEREGMGMDQGPQEMIDRYLSLGEHDRKRLEDDEDRLLATLLHNMIAYMLMIKVNKNDIRKKVRRLMGKSHIGLVHSQQINDILDKLANLNGRELPVRPSGSRHIKKQTFVVHAGTDTTGDIFFMEVCDDCIVLRSNIGTVYERWWYEKLINMTYCPKTKVLCLWRRNGQETQLNKFYTKKCRELYYCVKDSMERAAARQQSIKPGPELGGEFPVQDMKTGEGGLLQVTLEGINLKFMHSQVFIELNHIKKCNTVRGVFVLEEFVPETKEVVSHKYKTPMAHEICYSVLCLFSYVAAIRGKEAENKSKPPRPVSS; encoded by the exons ATGGTGCAGAAAAAGAGAATCTGCCCCCGCTTATTGGACTATCTTGTCATCATTGGAGCCAG GCACCCAAGCAGTGATAGTGTTGCTCAGACTCCCGAACTGCTGCGACGTTACCCTCTAGAAGACCATGCAGACTTTCCTCTACCGCCTGATGTTGTGTTCTTCTGCCAGCCAGAAGGATGTCTGAGTGTGCGGCAAAAACGCATGAGCTTCCGTGATGACACCTCCTTTGTCTTCACCCTCACAGACAAGGATACAGGTGTCATTCGCTATGGAATCTGTGTCAACTTCTACCGCTCCTTCCAGAAGCGAGTACccaaggagaagggagaaggcaCAGGGGGACATCGAGGTCGGGAGGGACAGAAGGTCCCTAAATCTGGAGAGGCATCAGCACCCCAAGAGGAAGTGGGCACTGAGAGTTCAGAGAGTGGTTCTTCACTGCAGGCTCCAAGTGCAGAGTCTACCCCTGATGTGAATCGATCACCGCGCAGTAAGCGTCTGGCCAAAGGCAGTCATCGCTCTCGGAACAGCACCCTGACTTCACTGTGCATCCTTAGTCATTATCCCTTCTTTTCCACATTTCGTGAGTGTCTCTACACCCTCAAGAGACTTGTGGACTGCTGTAGTGAGAGATTGTTGGGCAAGAAGTTGGGCATTCCTCGTGGGGTGCAGAG GGATACGATGTGGCGGATTTTCACAGGCTCTCTCCTGGTGGAAGAAAAGTCCAGTGCGTTGCTACACGACTTGCGGGAGATTGAGGCTTGGATATACCGTCTGCTCCGGTCACCAATGCCCGTTGCTGGTCAGAAGCGGGTGGATGTGGAAGTCTTGCCACATGAGTTGCAGCCAGCTTTGACCTTTGCTCTGCCTGATCCATCCCGCTTCACCTTGGTGGATTTTCCATTACATCTGCCTTTGGAGTTGTTGGGAGTGGATGCCTGCCTGCAGGTGCTGACCTGCATCCTTTTGGAGCATAAG ATTGTATTGCAGTCCCGAGATTATAATGCACTTTCAATGTCTGTGATGGCCTTTGTGGCCATGATCTACCCATTAGAGTACATGTTCCCCGTGatccctctgcttcccacctGCATGGCCTCTGCAGAACAG ttgcttctAGCCCCTACGCCTTATATCATTGGTGTTCCAGCAAGTTTCTTTCTTTACAAactggatttcaagatgcctGATGATGTTTGGCTTATTGACCTGGATACCAACAGG GTGATTGTTCCCACAAATGCAGAATCTttgccagcactgccagaaCCAGAAGCTTCAGAGCTGAAAAAGCATCTGAAACAG GCCCTGGCCAGCATGAGTCTGAATACTCAGCCCATTCTTAATCTAGAGAAGttccaggaggggcaggaggtgccactgctgctgggaagaCCACAGAATGATTTGCAGTCTACTCCTTCCACAGAATTCAACCCCCTGATCTATGGAAATGATGTGGACTCTGTCGATGTGGCTACCAG aGTTGCTATGGTGAGATTCTTCAACTCACCAAATGTTTTGCAAGGTTTCCAAATGCATACTCGCACTCTTCGTCTCTTCCCACGACCAGTGGTGGCCTTCCAGGCAAATTCTTTTCTTGCCTCTAGGCCGAAGCAAACACCTTTTGCAGATAAGCTTTCCAGAACACAGGCAGTAGAATACTTTGGAGAATGGTCACTCAATCCTACTAACTATGCTTTCCAAAGAATTCATAACA ACATGTTTGACCCAGCCCTGATTGGTGACAAACCCAAGTGGTATGCTCACCAGCTGCAGCCGATCCACTATCGAGTCTATGACAGTAATTCACAGCTGGCTGAAGCACTGAATATCccagcagagaaagaaacagattcTGATCCCACTGATGACAG tggcagtgacaGTGTCGACTATGACGACTCAAGTTCCTCCTACTCCTCCCTTGGTGACTTTGTCAGTGAGATGATGAAATGTGACATTAATGGTGATACCCCAA ATGTTGACCCCCTGACTCATGCAGCCCTTGGTGATGCTAGTGAAGTGGAATTTGATGATTTTCAAGAATATTCAGGGGATATGGATGAACAGACCATGGACAGTGAGAACTCCCAGGAGAACAATCAGCCTCGTTCAAGTTCCAGTACTACAGCCAGTAGCAGCCCCAGCACTGTCATCCATGGAGCAAATCAT GAGGCAGCAGACTCAGCAGAAATAGAAGAGAAGTTGGCTGCTGGATTTTCAAACCACCTCCCTTCCTTGCCACTGCAACCAAGCTTTCCCAAGATAAGCTTGGATCGTCGTGAGAGTGACATTGCAGCTGGCAGCATGAGCTCCTCAGAAGGGGTGGTGAGGAAGCGAGAGTATGACAATCCATACTTTGAACCTCAGTATGGTTTTCCTACGGAGGATGAAGATGATGAGCAGGAAGAGAGCTACACCCCAAGATTTGACCAGAATCTCAATGGAAGCAG GTCTCAGAAGTTACTCCGGCCAAACAGTTTAAAACTGGCCAATGATTCTGATGCAGATTCAGATTCCAGGGCCAGCTCCCCAAACTCTACTGTCTCCAACAACAGCAGTGAAGGTTTTGGGGGCATCATGTCTTTTGCAA GCAGCTTGTACAGAAACCACAGCACAAGTTTCAGTTTGTCCAACTTAGCCCTACCAACGAAAGTTGGGAGAGACAAGAATACTCCTTTTCCCAGCCTGAAAG TATTTGGGTTAAATACTATAATGGAGATTATTACTGAAGCTGGCCCAGTAAGCAATGAAG GAAATAGACGAGCTCTTGTGGATCAAAAATCTTCAGTCATAAAGCACAGCCCAACAGTGAAGAGGGAATCTCCATCGCCTCAGGGACGAACTAGCAATTCCAG TGAGAAccagcagttcctgaaggaGGTGGTACACAATGTTCTTGATGGGCAGGGTGTTGGCTGGCTGAATATGAAGAGAGTCCGACGTCTGCTGGAGAGTGAGCAGCTCCGTGTCTTTGTACTAAGCAAGCTGAATCGCACCATCCAGTCAGAAGAAGATGCTCGACAGGATGTCATACAGGACGTG GAGATCAGCCGCAAGGTTTATAAAGGAATGCTGGACTTGCTGAAGTGCACAGTCTTAAGCTTGGAGCATTCATATGCAAATGCTGGCCTGGGAGGCATGGCCAGTGTTTTTGGCCTGCTAGAGATAGCACATACTCACTATTATAATAAAG aaccagaaaagagaaaacGCAGTCCAACAGATGGATCTGTCACTCCAGTTGGCAAGGATCCTGGATCATCCCCAAGAGTGGAGCCAAAACCTGCGATGCAGCTGCCGGTACCTCAGATAATGCCAAAGCCACCAAGCCCTGCAGGCAAAGGGCCAAGGGAGTTTGACACAAGAAGtctaaaggaagaaaattttattgCTTCCATTG AATTGTGGAACAAGCACCAGGaagtgaaaaagcaaaaatctttggaaaaaacga gAACAGAAGGTGTGAAACAATTCGATTTGGGAGAAACAGATGAGAAGAAATCCCAAATCAGTGCAGACAGTGGCCTCAGTTTGGCCTCAGGTTCTCAG AAGAGTGATTTTGACTCTATTCCCAGTGGAGGACCAACAGTTATGGTCCGAAGTACAAGCCAGGATTCTGAAGTCAGCACT GTTAGTAACAGTTCTGGAGAGACATTAGGAGCAGACAGTGACTTGAGTAGCAATGCTGGTGATGGCCCGAGTGTGGAAAATGGTGGCAATTTGGCAGGATCCAGAGGCACTGTGTCAGACAGCGAAATTGAGACAAACTCTGCTACTAGCTCTATCTTT GCGAAGTCTCACAACCTGAAGCAGAGTGTGAAGGATAGCAAAGGCAGTACTCCAGGGAGAGGTCCAGAGGAAGGGAACCAACGTGTCTATCTATATGAAGGACTTTTGG GTAGGGATAAAGGATCTGTCTGGGACCAGTTAGAGGATGCTGCAATGGAAACCTTCTCTATGA GCAAAGAGCGTTCAACTTTATGGGACCAGATGCAGTTCTGGGAAGATGCTTTTTTGGATGCTGTAATGTTAGAGAGAGAAGGAATGGGGATGGACCAGGGACCTCAGGAGATGATTGACAG GTATCTTTCCCTGGGAGAACATGATCGAAAGCGTTTGGAGGATGATGAGGACCGTTTGTTGGCTACACTGCTGCATAATATGATTGCCTATATGCTTATGataaag GTGAACAAGAAtgatattaggaaaaaggtGCGACGTCTAATGGGAAAATCACATATTGGATTGGTGCACAGTCAGCAAATAAACGATATTCTAGACAAACTTGCCAATCTG aatgGACGGGAACTCCCTGTGAGACCCAGTGGCAGCCGCCATATCAAGAAGCAGACTTTTGTAGTACATGCTGGGACAGACACAACAGGAGACATATTTTTTATGGAG GTATGTGATGATTGTATTGTGCTTAGAAGCAACATTGGAACTGTCTATGAACGTTGGTGGTATGAGAAACTCATCAACATGACTTACTGTCCCAAAACAAAAGTGCTCTGCCTCTGGCGCAGGAATGGTCAGGAGACACAACTGAACAAGTTCTACACAAAGAAG TGTCGGGAACTATACTACTGTGTAAAAGACAGTATGGAGCGAGCAGCAGCAAGACAGCAGAGCATTAAACCAG
- the MADD gene encoding MAP kinase-activating death domain protein isoform X8, producing MVQKKRICPRLLDYLVIIGARHPSSDSVAQTPELLRRYPLEDHADFPLPPDVVFFCQPEGCLSVRQKRMSFRDDTSFVFTLTDKDTGVIRYGICVNFYRSFQKRVPKEKGEGTGGHRGREGQKVPKSGEASAPQEEVGTESSESGSSLQAPSAESTPDVNRSPRSKRLAKGSHRSRNSTLTSLCILSHYPFFSTFRECLYTLKRLVDCCSERLLGKKLGIPRGVQRDTMWRIFTGSLLVEEKSSALLHDLREIEAWIYRLLRSPMPVAGQKRVDVEVLPHELQPALTFALPDPSRFTLVDFPLHLPLELLGVDACLQVLTCILLEHKIVLQSRDYNALSMSVMAFVAMIYPLEYMFPVIPLLPTCMASAEQLLLAPTPYIIGVPASFFLYKLDFKMPDDVWLIDLDTNRVIVPTNAESLPALPEPEASELKKHLKQCLVSMTAITQKQLLTPDNKALASMSLNTQPILNLEKFQEGQEVPLLLGRPQNDLQSTPSTEFNPLIYGNDVDSVDVATRVAMVRFFNSPNVLQGFQMHTRTLRLFPRPVVAFQANSFLASRPKQTPFADKLSRTQAVEYFGEWSLNPTNYAFQRIHNNMFDPALIGDKPKWYAHQLQPIHYRVYDSNSQLAEALNIPAEKETDSDPTDDSGSDSVDYDDSSSSYSSLGDFVSEMMKCDINGDTPNVDPLTHAALGDASEVEFDDFQEYSGDMDEQTMDSENSQENNQPRSSSSTTASSSPSTVIHGANHLYVMQTSEQINDLTGPQEAADSAEIEEKLAAGFSNHLPSLPLQPSFPKISLDRRESDIAAGSMSSSEGVVRKREYDNPYFEPQYGFPTEDEDDEQEESYTPRFDQNLNGSRSQKLLRPNSLKLANDSDADSDSRASSPNSTVSNNSSEGFGGIMSFASSLYRNHSTSFSLSNLALPTKVGRDKNTPFPSLKDYFNLELGRDVDEGNRRALVDQKSSVIKHSPTVKRESPSPQGRTSNSSENQQFLKEVVHNVLDGQGVGWLNMKRVRRLLESEQLRVFVLSKLNRTIQSEEDARQDVIQDVEISRKVYKGMLDLLKCTVLSLEHSYANAGLGGMASVFGLLEIAHTHYYNKEPEKRKRSPTDGSVTPVGKDPGSSPRVEPKPAMQLPVPQIMPKPPSPAGKGPREFDTRSLKEENFIASIELWNKHQEVKKQKSLEKTRTEGVKQFDLGETDEKKSQISADSGLSLASGSQKSDFDSIPSGGPTVMVRSTSQDSEVSTVVSNSSGETLGADSDLSSNAGDGPSVENGGNLAGSRGTVSDSEIETNSATSSIFAKSHNLKQSVKDSKGSTPGRGPEEGNQRVYLYEGLLGRDKGSVWDQLEDAAMETFSMSKERSTLWDQMQFWEDAFLDAVMLEREGMGMDQGPQEMIDRYLSLGEHDRKRLEDDEDRLLATLLHNMIAYMLMIKVNKNDIRKKVRRLMGKSHIGLVHSQQINDILDKLANLNGRELPVRPSGSRHIKKQTFVVHAGTDTTGDIFFMEVCDDCIVLRSNIGTVYERWWYEKLINMTYCPKTKVLCLWRRNGQETQLNKFYTKKCRELYYCVKDSMERAAARQQSIKPGPELGGEFPVQDMKTGEGGLLQVTLEGINLKFMHSQVFIELNHIKKCNTVRGVFVLEEFVPETKEVVSHKYKTPMAHEICYSVLCLFSYVAAIRGKEAENKSKPPRPVSS from the exons ATGGTGCAGAAAAAGAGAATCTGCCCCCGCTTATTGGACTATCTTGTCATCATTGGAGCCAG GCACCCAAGCAGTGATAGTGTTGCTCAGACTCCCGAACTGCTGCGACGTTACCCTCTAGAAGACCATGCAGACTTTCCTCTACCGCCTGATGTTGTGTTCTTCTGCCAGCCAGAAGGATGTCTGAGTGTGCGGCAAAAACGCATGAGCTTCCGTGATGACACCTCCTTTGTCTTCACCCTCACAGACAAGGATACAGGTGTCATTCGCTATGGAATCTGTGTCAACTTCTACCGCTCCTTCCAGAAGCGAGTACccaaggagaagggagaaggcaCAGGGGGACATCGAGGTCGGGAGGGACAGAAGGTCCCTAAATCTGGAGAGGCATCAGCACCCCAAGAGGAAGTGGGCACTGAGAGTTCAGAGAGTGGTTCTTCACTGCAGGCTCCAAGTGCAGAGTCTACCCCTGATGTGAATCGATCACCGCGCAGTAAGCGTCTGGCCAAAGGCAGTCATCGCTCTCGGAACAGCACCCTGACTTCACTGTGCATCCTTAGTCATTATCCCTTCTTTTCCACATTTCGTGAGTGTCTCTACACCCTCAAGAGACTTGTGGACTGCTGTAGTGAGAGATTGTTGGGCAAGAAGTTGGGCATTCCTCGTGGGGTGCAGAG GGATACGATGTGGCGGATTTTCACAGGCTCTCTCCTGGTGGAAGAAAAGTCCAGTGCGTTGCTACACGACTTGCGGGAGATTGAGGCTTGGATATACCGTCTGCTCCGGTCACCAATGCCCGTTGCTGGTCAGAAGCGGGTGGATGTGGAAGTCTTGCCACATGAGTTGCAGCCAGCTTTGACCTTTGCTCTGCCTGATCCATCCCGCTTCACCTTGGTGGATTTTCCATTACATCTGCCTTTGGAGTTGTTGGGAGTGGATGCCTGCCTGCAGGTGCTGACCTGCATCCTTTTGGAGCATAAG ATTGTATTGCAGTCCCGAGATTATAATGCACTTTCAATGTCTGTGATGGCCTTTGTGGCCATGATCTACCCATTAGAGTACATGTTCCCCGTGatccctctgcttcccacctGCATGGCCTCTGCAGAACAG ttgcttctAGCCCCTACGCCTTATATCATTGGTGTTCCAGCAAGTTTCTTTCTTTACAAactggatttcaagatgcctGATGATGTTTGGCTTATTGACCTGGATACCAACAGG GTGATTGTTCCCACAAATGCAGAATCTttgccagcactgccagaaCCAGAAGCTTCAGAGCTGAAAAAGCATCTGAAACAG TGTCTGGTTAGCATGACTGCAATCACTCAGAAACAGCTGCTCACTCCCGACAACAAG GCCCTGGCCAGCATGAGTCTGAATACTCAGCCCATTCTTAATCTAGAGAAGttccaggaggggcaggaggtgccactgctgctgggaagaCCACAGAATGATTTGCAGTCTACTCCTTCCACAGAATTCAACCCCCTGATCTATGGAAATGATGTGGACTCTGTCGATGTGGCTACCAG aGTTGCTATGGTGAGATTCTTCAACTCACCAAATGTTTTGCAAGGTTTCCAAATGCATACTCGCACTCTTCGTCTCTTCCCACGACCAGTGGTGGCCTTCCAGGCAAATTCTTTTCTTGCCTCTAGGCCGAAGCAAACACCTTTTGCAGATAAGCTTTCCAGAACACAGGCAGTAGAATACTTTGGAGAATGGTCACTCAATCCTACTAACTATGCTTTCCAAAGAATTCATAACA ACATGTTTGACCCAGCCCTGATTGGTGACAAACCCAAGTGGTATGCTCACCAGCTGCAGCCGATCCACTATCGAGTCTATGACAGTAATTCACAGCTGGCTGAAGCACTGAATATCccagcagagaaagaaacagattcTGATCCCACTGATGACAG tggcagtgacaGTGTCGACTATGACGACTCAAGTTCCTCCTACTCCTCCCTTGGTGACTTTGTCAGTGAGATGATGAAATGTGACATTAATGGTGATACCCCAA ATGTTGACCCCCTGACTCATGCAGCCCTTGGTGATGCTAGTGAAGTGGAATTTGATGATTTTCAAGAATATTCAGGGGATATGGATGAACAGACCATGGACAGTGAGAACTCCCAGGAGAACAATCAGCCTCGTTCAAGTTCCAGTACTACAGCCAGTAGCAGCCCCAGCACTGTCATCCATGGAGCAAATCAT TTGTATGTAATGCAAACTAGCGAACAGATCAATGATTTGACTGGTCCACAGGAGGCAGCAGACTCAGCAGAAATAGAAGAGAAGTTGGCTGCTGGATTTTCAAACCACCTCCCTTCCTTGCCACTGCAACCAAGCTTTCCCAAGATAAGCTTGGATCGTCGTGAGAGTGACATTGCAGCTGGCAGCATGAGCTCCTCAGAAGGGGTGGTGAGGAAGCGAGAGTATGACAATCCATACTTTGAACCTCAGTATGGTTTTCCTACGGAGGATGAAGATGATGAGCAGGAAGAGAGCTACACCCCAAGATTTGACCAGAATCTCAATGGAAGCAG GTCTCAGAAGTTACTCCGGCCAAACAGTTTAAAACTGGCCAATGATTCTGATGCAGATTCAGATTCCAGGGCCAGCTCCCCAAACTCTACTGTCTCCAACAACAGCAGTGAAGGTTTTGGGGGCATCATGTCTTTTGCAA GCAGCTTGTACAGAAACCACAGCACAAGTTTCAGTTTGTCCAACTTAGCCCTACCAACGAAAGTTGGGAGAGACAAGAATACTCCTTTTCCCAGCCTGAAAG ATTACTTTAATCTGGAATTGGGAAGGGATGTGGATGAAG GAAATAGACGAGCTCTTGTGGATCAAAAATCTTCAGTCATAAAGCACAGCCCAACAGTGAAGAGGGAATCTCCATCGCCTCAGGGACGAACTAGCAATTCCAG TGAGAAccagcagttcctgaaggaGGTGGTACACAATGTTCTTGATGGGCAGGGTGTTGGCTGGCTGAATATGAAGAGAGTCCGACGTCTGCTGGAGAGTGAGCAGCTCCGTGTCTTTGTACTAAGCAAGCTGAATCGCACCATCCAGTCAGAAGAAGATGCTCGACAGGATGTCATACAGGACGTG GAGATCAGCCGCAAGGTTTATAAAGGAATGCTGGACTTGCTGAAGTGCACAGTCTTAAGCTTGGAGCATTCATATGCAAATGCTGGCCTGGGAGGCATGGCCAGTGTTTTTGGCCTGCTAGAGATAGCACATACTCACTATTATAATAAAG aaccagaaaagagaaaacGCAGTCCAACAGATGGATCTGTCACTCCAGTTGGCAAGGATCCTGGATCATCCCCAAGAGTGGAGCCAAAACCTGCGATGCAGCTGCCGGTACCTCAGATAATGCCAAAGCCACCAAGCCCTGCAGGCAAAGGGCCAAGGGAGTTTGACACAAGAAGtctaaaggaagaaaattttattgCTTCCATTG AATTGTGGAACAAGCACCAGGaagtgaaaaagcaaaaatctttggaaaaaacga gAACAGAAGGTGTGAAACAATTCGATTTGGGAGAAACAGATGAGAAGAAATCCCAAATCAGTGCAGACAGTGGCCTCAGTTTGGCCTCAGGTTCTCAG AAGAGTGATTTTGACTCTATTCCCAGTGGAGGACCAACAGTTATGGTCCGAAGTACAAGCCAGGATTCTGAAGTCAGCACTGTG GTTAGTAACAGTTCTGGAGAGACATTAGGAGCAGACAGTGACTTGAGTAGCAATGCTGGTGATGGCCCGAGTGTGGAAAATGGTGGCAATTTGGCAGGATCCAGAGGCACTGTGTCAGACAGCGAAATTGAGACAAACTCTGCTACTAGCTCTATCTTT GCGAAGTCTCACAACCTGAAGCAGAGTGTGAAGGATAGCAAAGGCAGTACTCCAGGGAGAGGTCCAGAGGAAGGGAACCAACGTGTCTATCTATATGAAGGACTTTTGG GTAGGGATAAAGGATCTGTCTGGGACCAGTTAGAGGATGCTGCAATGGAAACCTTCTCTATGA GCAAAGAGCGTTCAACTTTATGGGACCAGATGCAGTTCTGGGAAGATGCTTTTTTGGATGCTGTAATGTTAGAGAGAGAAGGAATGGGGATGGACCAGGGACCTCAGGAGATGATTGACAG GTATCTTTCCCTGGGAGAACATGATCGAAAGCGTTTGGAGGATGATGAGGACCGTTTGTTGGCTACACTGCTGCATAATATGATTGCCTATATGCTTATGataaag GTGAACAAGAAtgatattaggaaaaaggtGCGACGTCTAATGGGAAAATCACATATTGGATTGGTGCACAGTCAGCAAATAAACGATATTCTAGACAAACTTGCCAATCTG aatgGACGGGAACTCCCTGTGAGACCCAGTGGCAGCCGCCATATCAAGAAGCAGACTTTTGTAGTACATGCTGGGACAGACACAACAGGAGACATATTTTTTATGGAG GTATGTGATGATTGTATTGTGCTTAGAAGCAACATTGGAACTGTCTATGAACGTTGGTGGTATGAGAAACTCATCAACATGACTTACTGTCCCAAAACAAAAGTGCTCTGCCTCTGGCGCAGGAATGGTCAGGAGACACAACTGAACAAGTTCTACACAAAGAAG TGTCGGGAACTATACTACTGTGTAAAAGACAGTATGGAGCGAGCAGCAGCAAGACAGCAGAGCATTAAACCAG